A portion of the Halalkalicoccus tibetensis genome contains these proteins:
- the pfkB gene encoding 1-phosphofructokinase has translation MIATVTPNPAVDYTVSLSEPPVSGEVLRTDRTRYDAGGKGINVAKYLDALGTEAFATGFLGGFVGEYLEGRLAETELPAAFVDVDGTTRLNTTLLAPDEEYKINQLGPAIEPAAIDALVESLSDREPDTVVVAGSLPPGVDPGTIDRIAAAGDWATAVDCTGDVLGELSGQYALCKPNHVELAEATGRPVDSVESAIVAARELCDRGFDRVVASLGPDGAVSVTDERALHAPALDVEVADTVGAGDALLAGVLGAMDRGESPEAALKHGIAVSARVVDVSGTRVPSLKGIRSLSDRVSVAARD, from the coding sequence ATGATTGCCACCGTCACCCCGAACCCCGCGGTCGATTACACCGTCTCGCTGTCCGAGCCGCCGGTGTCGGGCGAGGTGCTGCGGACCGACCGGACGCGCTACGACGCCGGCGGGAAGGGGATCAACGTCGCGAAGTACCTCGACGCGCTCGGCACCGAGGCGTTCGCGACGGGCTTTCTCGGCGGCTTCGTCGGCGAGTATCTCGAGGGCCGGTTGGCCGAAACGGAGCTCCCCGCGGCGTTCGTCGACGTCGATGGGACGACGCGGCTGAACACGACGCTGCTCGCGCCCGACGAGGAGTACAAGATCAACCAGCTCGGGCCGGCGATCGAGCCGGCGGCGATCGACGCGCTCGTCGAGTCGCTGTCCGACCGAGAGCCCGACACCGTCGTCGTCGCCGGGAGCCTCCCGCCGGGGGTCGACCCCGGGACGATCGACCGGATCGCCGCGGCCGGCGACTGGGCGACCGCCGTCGACTGCACCGGCGACGTCCTCGGGGAGCTCTCGGGGCAGTACGCGCTCTGCAAGCCCAACCACGTCGAGCTCGCTGAAGCGACCGGCCGGCCCGTCGACTCCGTCGAGTCGGCGATCGTGGCCGCCCGGGAGCTGTGCGATCGCGGGTTCGACCGGGTCGTCGCCTCGCTGGGCCCCGACGGCGCCGTCTCGGTCACCGACGAGCGGGCGCTGCACGCGCCGGCGCTCGACGTCGAGGTCGCGGACACCGTCGGGGCCGGCGACGCCCTGCTGGCCGGCGTCCTCGGCGCGATGGATCGGGGCGAGTCGCCCGAGGCGGCACTCAAGCACGGGATCGCCGTCTCGGCGCGCGTCGTCGATGTTTCGGGGACCCGGGTTCCCTCGCTCAAGGGGATTCGGTCGCTCTCCGATCGGGTGTCGGTCGCTGCCCGTGATTGA
- a CDS encoding PTS fructose transporter subunit IIC, translating to MASRDTAEDRAQSYLTSVKEDLMTGVSFMIPFVTIGGIFLAIGFAIGDTEDVFEQTGTLGWYFAQIGDLGLTIMIPILGGYIAYAIADRPGLAPGFILSYAVQQEPLIEAAGTLVGFDAEGAVAGFLGAIVAGLLAGYVARWLKRRNVPSMIEPMMPVLVIPVVTTLVLMPVVIVGLGVPIAIVDDALTSYLSGLEGSNALLLGAILGAMMATDMGGPINKVAYVFGTVLVADQIYAPMAAVMIAGMVPPLGLALSNFIAPEKYAAEMYENAKAAVPLGLAFITEGAIPYAAADPLRVIPSAIAGSAAAGAAAMALGVTMPAPHGGIFVVFLSSSALLFLGCIALGTVVTATIATLIKPDFEDRIADEPTAD from the coding sequence ATGGCATCACGAGACACGGCGGAAGACCGCGCACAATCCTACCTGACCTCGGTCAAGGAGGACCTCATGACGGGGGTCTCGTTCATGATCCCCTTCGTGACCATCGGCGGGATCTTCCTCGCGATCGGGTTCGCGATCGGCGACACGGAGGACGTGTTCGAACAGACGGGGACGCTCGGGTGGTACTTCGCGCAGATCGGCGACCTCGGGCTGACGATCATGATTCCCATTCTGGGGGGATATATCGCGTACGCGATCGCGGACCGGCCGGGGCTCGCGCCGGGCTTTATCCTTTCGTACGCCGTCCAGCAGGAGCCGCTGATCGAGGCCGCCGGCACGCTCGTCGGGTTCGACGCCGAGGGCGCGGTCGCGGGCTTCCTGGGCGCGATCGTCGCCGGGCTGCTGGCGGGCTACGTCGCTCGGTGGCTGAAACGGCGGAACGTGCCGAGCATGATCGAGCCGATGATGCCCGTCCTCGTGATCCCCGTCGTGACGACGCTGGTGCTGATGCCCGTCGTGATCGTCGGCCTCGGCGTGCCGATCGCCATCGTCGACGACGCGCTGACGAGCTACCTCTCGGGGCTCGAGGGGAGCAACGCGCTGCTGCTGGGTGCGATCCTCGGGGCGATGATGGCCACCGACATGGGCGGCCCGATCAACAAGGTCGCGTACGTCTTCGGCACCGTCCTGGTCGCCGACCAGATCTACGCGCCGATGGCCGCCGTGATGATCGCGGGCATGGTCCCGCCGCTGGGGCTCGCGCTGTCGAACTTCATCGCGCCCGAGAAGTACGCCGCCGAGATGTACGAGAACGCGAAGGCCGCGGTCCCCCTGGGGCTGGCGTTCATCACGGAGGGTGCGATTCCCTACGCGGCCGCCGACCCGCTTCGGGTGATCCCGAGCGCGATCGCCGGCAGCGCCGCCGCCGGGGCCGCCGCGATGGCGCTCGGCGTGACGATGCCCGCGCCCCACGGCGGGATCTTCGTCGTCTTCCTCTCGAGCAGCGCGCTGCTCTTTTTGGGCTGTATCGCTCTGGGCACCGTCGTCACCGCGACGATCGCGACGCTGATCAAACCCGACTTCGAGGACCGGATCGCCGACGAACCGACCGCGGACTGA
- a CDS encoding universal stress protein, translated as MPVDIDKARARGQVEAILDLPEAAENVHVDVLHVFERIDMPTEEAGEGYIEELSREIEDARQLPQAVDTVVDGLAEAGIEAEVHSVTGDPGPAILEVADELAVDALVVGVRQRSPVGKVLFGSVVQGVILDSDRPVIVAPAEEG; from the coding sequence GTGCCGGTCGACATCGACAAGGCGCGCGCACGAGGCCAGGTCGAGGCGATCCTCGACCTCCCGGAGGCGGCCGAGAACGTCCACGTCGACGTCCTCCACGTCTTCGAGCGGATCGACATGCCGACCGAGGAGGCCGGCGAGGGCTACATCGAGGAGCTCAGCAGGGAGATCGAGGACGCCCGGCAGCTCCCCCAGGCCGTCGACACGGTCGTCGACGGGCTCGCCGAGGCGGGCATCGAGGCGGAGGTCCACTCGGTGACCGGCGACCCCGGCCCGGCGATCCTCGAGGTCGCCGACGAGCTTGCCGTCGACGCGCTCGTCGTCGGCGTCCGCCAGCGCTCGCCCGTCGGGAAGGTCCTGTTCGGCAGCGTCGTCCAGGGCGTCATCCTGGACAGCGACCGGCCCGTGATCGTGGCGCCCGCCGAGGAGGGATAG
- the dhaL gene encoding dihydroxyacetone kinase subunit DhaL gives MNEDTQREALMAALEAVAERVEAEKGHLTDLDSAIGDADHGANLDRGFQAALEGADPEAAPDEFVKGVGMALVSKVGGASGPLYGGSLAHASTAFEGGIDAESSVAFAESYLEKTKDRGGASVGDKTMVDALTPAVHTYKRAIEEDEVAPLTALSRAVDAAERGVEFTTAIRANKGRASYLGWRSVGHPDPGATSTLYMLEELLGVASEYLEGETDAELRVEGEEGDEGEDGEGAK, from the coding sequence ATGAACGAGGACACCCAACGCGAGGCGCTGATGGCGGCCCTGGAGGCCGTCGCGGAACGGGTCGAAGCGGAGAAGGGCCATCTCACCGACCTCGACTCGGCGATCGGTGACGCCGACCACGGCGCGAACCTCGACCGAGGGTTCCAGGCGGCTCTAGAGGGGGCCGACCCCGAGGCCGCGCCCGACGAGTTCGTCAAGGGCGTGGGGATGGCACTGGTCTCGAAGGTCGGCGGGGCCTCGGGGCCGCTCTACGGCGGGTCGCTCGCCCACGCGAGCACCGCGTTCGAGGGCGGGATCGACGCCGAATCGTCGGTGGCGTTCGCCGAGTCGTACCTCGAGAAGACGAAGGATCGCGGCGGGGCGTCCGTGGGCGACAAGACGATGGTCGACGCGCTGACGCCGGCGGTCCACACCTACAAGCGCGCGATCGAGGAGGACGAGGTCGCGCCGCTGACCGCCCTCTCGAGGGCCGTCGACGCCGCCGAGCGGGGGGTCGAGTTCACGACGGCGATCCGCGCGAACAAGGGCCGGGCGTCGTATCTGGGCTGGCGCTCCGTGGGCCATCCCGACCCGGGCGCGACCAGCACGCTCTACATGCTCGAGGAGCTGCTCGGGGTCGCGAGCGAGTACCTCGAGGGCGAGACCGACGCCGAGCTGCGGGTCGAGGGCGAGGAAGGGGATGAAGGCGAGGATGGGGAGGGGGCGAAATGA
- the ptsP gene encoding phosphoenolpyruvate--protein phosphotransferase, whose amino-acid sequence MRTYTGTGVTPLTGLGEVVWYAETVELDDPPEPSEVDPDAERERFESARETAEADLESERERARERVGEEEAEVFGAHVQFLNDPQIADGVESAIGEGLPAEHAVHEAFADSIEQFEGMEGRMAERADDLRDVRDRLVRVLSGSAGTDLADLPEGSVVVAERLTPSDTAKLDPERVAGFATALGGRTSHAAIFARSLGLPAVVGVGEELKGIEEGNEVVVDGEAGEVIVEPDAGARERATAAREVETRSEPVETADGREIEVAANLGTLAELEGAVEQGADGIGLFRTEFLFLDRESPPDEDEQYETYREALSAFPDGRVVVRTLDVGGDKPIPYLDLPESENPFLGERGIRRSLGPDRELFETQLRALLRAAAGEGRLAVMFPLVSTVEELEGALAAVERVAADLESEGVKHAIPELGVMVETPGAVFLAEELAARVDFLSIGTNDLAQYVMAAARDDERVADLHDPLHPPVLRAIARSVEAAHANDAWIGMCGEMAGDPDYTELLVGLGLDELSMSAVTIPAVKGRIVDCETDAADRVASRALDASTRNEITETIDQ is encoded by the coding sequence ATGCGGACCTACACCGGCACCGGCGTCACGCCGCTCACGGGGCTCGGGGAAGTGGTATGGTACGCCGAGACGGTGGAGCTGGACGACCCGCCCGAACCCTCCGAGGTCGACCCCGACGCCGAGCGCGAGCGCTTCGAGTCGGCCCGCGAGACGGCCGAGGCCGACCTCGAATCGGAGCGCGAACGCGCCCGCGAGCGGGTCGGCGAGGAGGAGGCCGAGGTGTTCGGCGCGCACGTCCAGTTCCTCAACGACCCGCAGATCGCGGACGGCGTCGAGAGCGCGATCGGCGAGGGGCTGCCCGCCGAACACGCCGTCCACGAGGCGTTCGCCGACTCCATCGAGCAGTTCGAGGGGATGGAGGGGCGGATGGCCGAGCGGGCGGACGACCTTCGGGACGTCCGCGACCGGCTCGTCCGGGTGTTGAGCGGGTCGGCGGGGACTGACCTCGCCGACCTGCCCGAGGGCTCAGTAGTAGTAGCCGAGCGCCTCACCCCCAGCGACACCGCGAAGCTCGACCCCGAGCGGGTCGCGGGCTTCGCGACCGCCCTCGGCGGGCGGACCTCGCACGCCGCGATCTTCGCGCGCTCGCTCGGCCTGCCGGCGGTCGTCGGCGTGGGCGAGGAACTGAAAGGGATCGAGGAGGGCAACGAGGTCGTCGTCGACGGCGAGGCCGGCGAGGTGATCGTCGAACCCGATGCCGGAGCCCGCGAACGCGCGACGGCAGCCCGCGAGGTCGAGACCAGAAGCGAGCCCGTGGAGACGGCCGACGGCCGGGAGATCGAGGTCGCGGCGAACCTCGGAACGCTCGCCGAGCTGGAGGGCGCCGTCGAGCAGGGTGCCGACGGGATCGGGCTGTTCCGTACCGAGTTCCTCTTTCTGGATCGGGAGTCGCCGCCCGACGAGGACGAGCAGTACGAGACGTATCGGGAGGCGCTCTCGGCGTTTCCCGACGGGCGGGTCGTCGTGCGCACCCTCGACGTCGGCGGTGACAAGCCGATCCCCTACCTCGACCTGCCGGAAAGCGAGAACCCGTTCCTCGGCGAGCGGGGGATCCGCCGGTCGCTGGGACCCGACCGGGAGCTGTTCGAGACCCAGCTGCGCGCGCTGCTTCGCGCCGCAGCGGGCGAGGGCCGGCTCGCGGTGATGTTCCCGCTGGTCTCGACCGTCGAGGAGCTCGAAGGAGCGCTGGCGGCCGTCGAGCGGGTCGCCGCCGACCTCGAGAGCGAGGGCGTCAAGCACGCGATCCCGGAGCTCGGCGTGATGGTCGAGACGCCCGGCGCGGTGTTCCTCGCCGAGGAGCTGGCCGCGCGCGTGGACTTCCTCAGCATCGGCACCAACGACCTCGCGCAGTACGTGATGGCCGCCGCGCGCGACGACGAGCGCGTGGCCGACCTGCACGACCCGCTGCACCCGCCCGTGCTGCGCGCGATCGCCCGGAGCGTCGAGGCCGCCCACGCGAACGACGCCTGGATCGGGATGTGTGGCGAGATGGCGGGCGACCCCGACTACACGGAGCTGCTCGTCGGGCTCGGGCTCGACGAACTCAGCATGAGCGCCGTGACGATCCCCGCGGTGAAGGGGCGGATCGTCGACTGCGAGACCGACGCGGCCGATCGGGTGGCCTCGCGGGCGCTCGATGCATCGACGCGAAACGAGATCACGGAGACCATAGACCAATGA
- the dhaM gene encoding dihydroxyacetone kinase phosphoryl donor subunit DhaM, with amino-acid sequence MIGIVVVSHSETLAEGVVEVATDMASDATVIAAGGIEDGRIGTSVDRIGEAVEAAGEGTDGVVVLADLGSAVMNAEMALEESDVEAVIADAPLVEGALNAAVSATGTKATLESVREAAEDARYMDKT; translated from the coding sequence ATGATCGGGATCGTCGTCGTCTCCCACAGCGAGACCCTCGCGGAGGGGGTCGTCGAAGTCGCGACGGACATGGCGAGCGACGCCACCGTGATCGCCGCGGGCGGCATCGAGGACGGCCGGATCGGGACGAGCGTCGACCGGATCGGCGAGGCCGTCGAGGCCGCGGGCGAGGGAACCGATGGAGTGGTCGTGCTCGCGGATCTGGGCAGCGCGGTGATGAACGCCGAGATGGCCCTCGAGGAAAGCGACGTCGAGGCGGTGATCGCCGACGCACCCCTGGTCGAGGGGGCGCTCAACGCCGCCGTGAGCGCGACGGGCACGAAGGCCACCCTCGAGTCGGTCCGGGAGGCCGCCGAGGATGCCCGCTACATGGACAAGACGTGA
- the ptsH1 gene encoding phosphocarrier protein HPr, producing MERVVEIVPEAGLHARPAAKFVETANEYDAEVTVAPVEDGEGEGVAASSMIAVTSLGVKGGEEVRLSAEGEDAEAALDALEEVLSTPEEGDGE from the coding sequence ATGGAGCGCGTCGTCGAGATCGTCCCCGAGGCGGGGCTGCACGCCCGCCCGGCGGCGAAGTTCGTCGAGACCGCCAACGAGTACGACGCCGAGGTCACCGTCGCGCCCGTCGAGGACGGGGAGGGCGAGGGGGTCGCCGCGAGCAGCATGATCGCGGTGACGAGCCTCGGCGTCAAGGGCGGCGAGGAGGTCCGGCTGAGCGCGGAGGGCGAGGACGCGGAGGCGGCCCTCGACGCGCTCGAGGAGGTGCTCTCGACGCCGGAGGAGGGCGACGGGGAGTAG
- a CDS encoding AzlD family protein — protein MTEGALSLDPLVVGVILAMALVTALTKVGGLWLLSRIEVSERAEAGLSVLPGAIVIAILGPELADGGPAEWGAAGVVLLVTWRTGSILAALCAGIAAVVLLRGLL, from the coding sequence ATGACTGAGGGCGCGCTCTCGCTCGACCCGCTCGTCGTCGGCGTGATCCTCGCGATGGCCCTCGTCACCGCCCTCACGAAGGTCGGGGGGCTGTGGCTGCTGAGCCGGATCGAAGTGAGCGAGCGGGCCGAGGCCGGGCTGTCGGTCCTGCCGGGCGCGATCGTGATCGCCATCCTGGGCCCGGAGCTCGCGGACGGCGGCCCGGCCGAGTGGGGTGCCGCGGGCGTCGTGTTGCTCGTGACCTGGCGCACCGGGAGCATCCTCGCGGCGCTGTGTGCCGGGATCGCCGCCGTCGTCCTCCTCCGCGGGCTGCTCTGA
- a CDS encoding acetamidase/formamidase family protein, whose translation MPVESRLAGVVDVPNSCVTVSVPNEAFDFDIDPDKLWDDPNSADRGDVAKPS comes from the coding sequence GTGCCCGTCGAGAGCCGGCTCGCCGGCGTCGTCGACGTTCCGAACAGCTGCGTGACGGTGTCGGTCCCCAACGAGGCGTTCGACTTCGATATCGACCCCGATAAGCTCTGGGACGACCCGAACTCCGCCGACCGCGGCGACGTGGCAAAGCCCTCGTAA
- the glpR gene encoding HTH-type transcriptional regulator GlpR, whose amino-acid sequence MLPEQRKRRIVALVTERDGCSVADLAAELGVSKPTIRRDLQDLEDQSLIERSHGGAVPATAVGSEAPYGQREVQRLDAKVAIAERAIEGIEEDAVVFFDSGTTTLEVAKRVDEPIVAVTNSPVIALELEGTDSDVKLTGGRLRHRSRSLVGPSAETFMERMNFDLLFLGTNGIDADGFMTPDEDEARIKSLMVSKAARTVAVADATKFGERSFLRFADLGEVDELVTDGEPPEAIREACANAGLGVTVTGATE is encoded by the coding sequence ATGTTACCAGAACAGCGCAAACGGAGGATCGTCGCGCTCGTCACCGAACGGGACGGCTGTTCGGTCGCCGACCTCGCCGCGGAGCTCGGGGTCTCGAAGCCGACGATACGGCGCGACCTCCAGGACCTCGAGGACCAGTCGTTGATCGAGCGCTCCCACGGCGGGGCGGTTCCTGCCACGGCCGTCGGAAGCGAGGCGCCCTACGGACAGCGCGAGGTCCAGCGGCTCGACGCGAAGGTAGCGATCGCCGAGCGAGCCATCGAGGGGATCGAGGAGGACGCGGTCGTCTTCTTCGACTCGGGGACGACGACCCTCGAGGTCGCAAAACGGGTCGACGAGCCGATCGTGGCGGTCACCAACTCGCCGGTGATCGCCCTCGAACTCGAGGGGACCGACAGCGACGTCAAGCTGACCGGCGGCCGGCTCAGACACCGCTCGCGGTCGCTGGTCGGGCCGAGCGCGGAGACGTTCATGGAGCGCATGAACTTCGATCTCCTCTTTCTGGGGACGAACGGGATCGACGCCGACGGGTTCATGACGCCCGACGAGGACGAGGCCCGGATCAAGTCGCTGATGGTCTCGAAGGCCGCGCGCACGGTCGCGGTCGCCGACGCGACGAAGTTCGGCGAACGCAGCTTCCTCCGCTTTGCCGACCTCGGGGAGGTCGACGAGCTGGTGACCGACGGCGAGCCGCCGGAGGCGATCCGTGAAGCGTGTGCGAACGCCGGGCTGGGCGTCACGGTCACGGGGGCCACCGAATGA
- a CDS encoding fructose PTS transporter subunit IIA — translation MEPEDIDTLLPRELVSLEEPPAEKEACIEHLLDMAVEAGRIEDREAALEALLAREEETTTGVGLGIGIPHAQTDAVTEPTVAFVRSDRGVDFDAMDDQPATLIFMLLVPEGGEEEHLNMLSTLSRALMHEETRDSLHEAESPEEVRGTLKEAVA, via the coding sequence ATGGAACCGGAAGACATCGACACGCTGCTGCCGCGAGAGCTCGTATCGCTCGAGGAACCGCCCGCCGAGAAGGAGGCCTGCATCGAGCACCTGCTCGACATGGCCGTCGAGGCCGGCCGGATCGAGGACCGCGAGGCCGCCCTCGAGGCGCTGTTGGCCCGCGAGGAGGAGACGACCACCGGGGTCGGGCTGGGAATCGGCATCCCGCACGCCCAGACCGACGCGGTGACCGAGCCGACCGTCGCGTTCGTCCGCTCCGATCGGGGGGTCGACTTCGACGCGATGGACGACCAGCCCGCGACGCTGATCTTCATGTTGCTGGTCCCCGAAGGTGGGGAGGAGGAACACCTGAACATGCTCAGCACCCTGTCGCGCGCGCTCATGCACGAGGAGACGCGCGATTCGCTGCACGAGGCCGAATCGCCCGAGGAAGTCAGAGGAACGCTGAAGGAGGCGGTCGCCTGA
- a CDS encoding nucleotidyltransferase family protein: MTRGTLPVVEPPFPGRERRAATVRGVVLAAGTSSRYGDRNKLLEPVDGEPLVRRAVASLLGAPLAGVTVVLGHEHERVRTALAECGVEFRYNDAYARGQSGSLRTGVEAVRDAGADAAVFALGDMPAVSRGTIETLVEAHRRTGRSALAAGHDGRRGNPVLFDAVHFDALTRVSGDVGGRDVLRGAPDAAVVETGDPGVLRDVDRPGDLEGVEEPSGRE, translated from the coding sequence ATGACCCGCGGTACGCTGCCGGTCGTCGAGCCGCCGTTCCCCGGTCGGGAGCGCCGGGCGGCGACGGTCCGAGGGGTCGTGTTGGCCGCCGGAACCAGCAGCCGGTACGGCGACCGGAACAAGCTCCTCGAACCGGTCGACGGCGAACCCCTCGTTCGGCGCGCGGTCGCGTCGCTCCTCGGCGCTCCCCTCGCGGGCGTGACCGTCGTCCTCGGACACGAACACGAGCGCGTCCGGACCGCCCTCGCGGAGTGTGGCGTGGAGTTCCGGTACAACGACGCCTACGCGCGTGGCCAGAGCGGCTCGCTCCGGACGGGAGTCGAGGCGGTACGGGACGCCGGCGCGGACGCCGCGGTCTTCGCCCTCGGGGACATGCCGGCCGTCTCCAGAGGGACGATCGAAACGCTGGTCGAGGCCCACCGCCGGACCGGGCGGTCCGCGCTCGCGGCGGGCCACGACGGCCGGCGGGGGAACCCGGTCCTCTTCGATGCCGTCCACTTCGACGCCCTCACTCGCGTCTCGGGCGACGTCGGCGGGCGCGACGTGCTCCGAGGGGCGCCCGACGCCGCCGTGGTCGAGACGGGGGACCCGGGCGTCCTCCGGGACGTCGACCGACCCGGCGATCTGGAGGGTGTCGAGGAGCCGTCGGGGCGGGAGTGA
- a CDS encoding AzlC family ABC transporter permease yields the protein MRGNEADERADREATADGPGDDGPDGESVSFSRRGVRAGFLTTIPIAFGVAGYGIAFGVLADQVGLSAAEAALMSATVIAGASQIVAVELWAEPIPVATILLATAAINLRYSLMGAALQPWFGQLSAKQAYGSLFLMADENWALTMRDLRSGSGRGAFLLGSGIAVWTFWVGSTVLGTLAGGAIGDPASYGIDFVLAAVFVALAVELWEGAATLVPWGVALGTALVTAHLVPGQWYILVGGFAAAAIEVARHD from the coding sequence GTGAGAGGAAACGAGGCGGACGAGCGGGCGGATCGAGAAGCGACGGCGGACGGGCCGGGAGACGACGGTCCCGACGGCGAGTCGGTCTCCTTCAGTCGGCGGGGCGTCCGGGCGGGGTTCCTCACGACGATCCCGATCGCCTTCGGCGTCGCCGGCTACGGGATCGCGTTCGGCGTCCTCGCCGACCAGGTCGGACTGAGCGCCGCGGAGGCGGCGCTGATGAGCGCGACGGTGATCGCCGGCGCCTCGCAGATCGTCGCGGTCGAGCTGTGGGCCGAGCCGATCCCGGTCGCGACGATCCTGCTCGCGACCGCGGCGATCAACCTGCGCTACTCGCTGATGGGGGCGGCGCTGCAGCCATGGTTCGGCCAGCTCTCGGCGAAGCAGGCCTACGGGAGCCTGTTCCTGATGGCCGACGAGAACTGGGCGCTGACGATGCGCGACCTCCGGTCCGGCAGCGGGCGGGGGGCGTTCCTGCTGGGCAGCGGCATCGCCGTCTGGACGTTCTGGGTCGGGTCGACGGTCCTCGGGACGCTCGCGGGCGGCGCCATCGGCGATCCCGCCTCCTATGGGATCGACTTCGTCCTCGCGGCCGTCTTCGTCGCGCTCGCGGTCGAGCTCTGGGAGGGAGCCGCGACGCTCGTCCCGTGGGGCGTCGCGCTCGGGACGGCGCTGGTGACCGCCCACCTGGTTCCGGGCCAGTGGTACATTCTGGTCGGGGGGTTCGCCGCGGCCGCCATCGAGGTGGCCCGCCATGACTGA
- the dhaK gene encoding dihydroxyacetone kinase subunit DhaK — translation MKKLINEPGDVVDEMLDGMVMAHPEYVRRLEGTNVLTRADAPVDGKVGIVSGGGSGHEPTHAGYLGAGMLDGAAAGEVFTSPTADQLQGMIDACDGGEGVLCVVKNYEGDVMNFETAIEFAEMEGDTEIDHVVVDDDVAVEDSLYTSGRRGVCGTILVHKVAGAAAARGDDLAEVKRLAEKTVERVATMGTALTSCTTPEKGEPTFDLDDDEIELGIGIHGEPGVERVDVMSADAITDHLTERVLDDLALEEGAEVMTIVNGMGATPLMELYVVNRRLQELLSEREIEVWDGWISDYMTSLDMAGCSITVLELDAEFKELLGAPADTPALTVRE, via the coding sequence ATGAAGAAGCTGATCAACGAGCCCGGCGACGTCGTCGACGAGATGCTCGATGGCATGGTCATGGCCCACCCCGAGTACGTCCGCCGGCTGGAGGGGACGAACGTACTCACTCGGGCCGACGCGCCGGTCGACGGGAAGGTCGGGATCGTTTCCGGTGGTGGTAGCGGCCACGAGCCGACCCACGCGGGCTACCTGGGCGCGGGGATGCTCGACGGCGCGGCCGCGGGCGAGGTGTTCACCTCGCCGACCGCCGACCAACTCCAGGGGATGATCGACGCCTGCGACGGCGGCGAGGGCGTGCTCTGTGTCGTGAAGAACTACGAGGGCGACGTGATGAACTTCGAGACGGCGATCGAGTTCGCGGAGATGGAAGGGGACACCGAGATCGATCACGTCGTCGTCGACGACGACGTCGCCGTCGAGGACTCGCTGTACACGTCGGGCCGGCGGGGCGTCTGCGGGACGATCCTCGTTCACAAGGTCGCGGGTGCGGCCGCCGCCCGCGGCGACGACCTCGCGGAGGTCAAACGCCTCGCCGAGAAGACCGTCGAGCGGGTCGCCACGATGGGGACCGCGCTGACCTCCTGCACCACCCCCGAGAAGGGCGAGCCGACGTTCGACCTGGACGACGACGAGATCGAGCTCGGGATCGGCATCCACGGCGAGCCCGGCGTCGAGCGAGTGGACGTGATGAGCGCCGACGCGATCACCGACCACCTGACCGAGCGGGTGCTCGACGATCTCGCGCTCGAGGAGGGTGCGGAGGTGATGACGATCGTCAACGGGATGGGCGCGACGCCGCTGATGGAGCTGTACGTCGTCAACCGCCGGCTCCAGGAGCTGCTCTCCGAACGGGAGATCGAGGTCTGGGACGGCTGGATCAGCGACTACATGACCTCGCTCGACATGGCGGGCTGTTCGATCACCGTGCTCGAACTCGACGCGGAGTTCAAGGAGCTGCTCGGAGCGCCTGCCGACACCCCGGCACTGACGGTGCGGGAGTGA
- a CDS encoding PTS fructose transporter subunit IIB: MKLVAITSCPTGIAHSQMAAENLEQTAEKLGHEIRVEIQGAMGAEDELTAAEIDEADAVIVAADTSVNRDRFEGVPLVKGTVKDAVNDAEALIEQAVEKAGGSAETAASGAAEADTTTAGDGDDAGPATDDDGPKKRGGDPEKGLFRRLKRLFS, encoded by the coding sequence ATGAAACTCGTAGCGATCACGTCCTGTCCGACGGGTATCGCACACAGCCAGATGGCCGCGGAGAACCTCGAACAGACCGCCGAGAAGCTCGGCCACGAGATCCGCGTCGAGATCCAGGGCGCGATGGGCGCCGAGGACGAGCTCACCGCCGCGGAGATCGACGAGGCCGACGCCGTCATCGTCGCGGCCGACACCTCGGTGAACCGCGACCGCTTCGAGGGGGTACCCCTCGTCAAGGGCACCGTGAAGGACGCGGTCAACGACGCCGAGGCGCTGATCGAGCAGGCCGTCGAGAAGGCCGGCGGATCGGCCGAAACGGCCGCGTCGGGAGCTGCCGAGGCCGATACGACCACCGCCGGCGACGGCGACGATGCGGGCCCGGCCACCGACGACGACGGGCCGAAGAAGCGCGGCGGCGACCCCGAGAAGGGGCTGTTCAGGCGACTGAAGCGCCTCTTCTCCTGA